A genomic stretch from Thermodesulfobacteriota bacterium includes:
- a CDS encoding MFS transporter, translated as MPITDRNHFSHAAIEEADRNSIIQSWIVVITGFLLVFILYGTYYSFGVFVKPVSMSLGWSRAITTGVVFVYMVIHGIFSIITGRLADRYGPRFIIAISALFVALGYGLSFGINTPWHLYTYFGILVGIGMGAAFVVPVSTVTKWFS; from the coding sequence ATGCCTATCACAGATAGAAATCACTTCAGCCACGCCGCTATTGAAGAAGCGGATAGAAATAGTATTATCCAGAGCTGGATCGTGGTGATAACGGGCTTCTTACTGGTATTCATCCTTTATGGCACATATTATTCCTTTGGAGTATTTGTGAAGCCTGTGTCGATGAGTCTTGGCTGGAGTAGAGCAATAACAACCGGAGTTGTTTTTGTTTACATGGTAATTCACGGAATATTTTCCATTATCACGGGACGGTTAGCCGACAGGTATGGACCGCGATTCATTATAGCAATCAGCGCCCTGTTTGTTGCGCTCGGCTACGGTTTAAGTTTTGGTATAAATACGCCGTGGCATCTTTATACATATTTTGGTATCCTGGTTGGTATCGGAATGGGTGCCGCTTTTGTTGTTCCTGTTTCAACAGTTACAAAGTGGTTTAGTTAG
- a CDS encoding CoA-binding protein, whose protein sequence is MRQFFYPSSIVVFGVSSQPQNLAKNIVSNCLEMGFEGKIYPVGKNRGTVCSRDIITDPEVLPKSIDLAVILVPANQVAKTLNICGRKSIRHAVISTGGYREFQETNNSVEKDLLQTAKRHNIRFIGPNCIGVINTESGLCTPFNPINTHNFKKGPVSLIVQSGGVANQTAHYFSDEHIGFAKVISAGNKLDMDEIDLIKYLIDDEDTEQIHLYLESIDNGRRLMRIAKRSSKPIVMLKSNVSRTASEVAKSHTAALSNDDRVVRGAIKQAGIIQVQSIHEMTVCAKALRLPPLKGDRLVAISLSGGFSVILGDACDKYGFKCPALPETLIRKIESFRRGGVIRMSNPMDFGDIHSIEALIFALEQCLALDDIDGMALSFAYGPEMSKMLGEEIATPDKLLDLFKKISYAAKKPIGLSFFAERRHIDQLKAINSFPVFNDPVESVQALSMLRSYTLRACSKITSHFIEPIHPA, encoded by the coding sequence ATGAGACAGTTCTTTTATCCTTCAAGTATAGTGGTTTTCGGAGTGAGCAGTCAACCGCAAAACCTGGCAAAAAACATCGTTTCCAATTGCCTGGAAATGGGGTTCGAAGGTAAGATTTATCCTGTAGGAAAAAACCGGGGAACGGTGTGCAGCAGGGATATTATCACCGATCCAGAGGTTTTACCTAAAAGTATTGATCTTGCCGTGATTCTTGTTCCGGCCAATCAGGTTGCAAAAACACTGAATATCTGTGGCCGCAAGAGCATCCGCCATGCGGTTATCTCCACCGGTGGATATCGGGAATTTCAGGAAACAAACAATTCTGTTGAAAAAGATCTTCTCCAAACAGCAAAGCGACACAATATCCGTTTTATCGGTCCCAACTGCATTGGGGTTATCAACACGGAATCCGGGCTTTGCACGCCTTTTAATCCGATAAATACGCATAATTTCAAAAAAGGCCCTGTAAGCCTGATCGTTCAAAGCGGCGGTGTCGCCAACCAAACCGCTCACTATTTTTCAGACGAACATATCGGTTTTGCAAAGGTCATCAGTGCCGGCAACAAACTGGACATGGATGAGATAGACCTCATTAAGTATCTGATTGATGACGAAGATACTGAGCAAATCCATCTATATCTGGAGAGTATTGATAACGGCAGGAGATTAATGCGTATAGCCAAAAGATCCTCAAAACCGATCGTTATGCTTAAATCAAATGTAAGCCGTACGGCATCTGAAGTTGCCAAATCACATACGGCAGCGCTGTCAAACGATGATCGTGTTGTAAGAGGCGCCATTAAGCAGGCAGGAATCATTCAAGTACAAAGCATTCACGAAATGACGGTCTGTGCAAAGGCGCTTCGCCTGCCACCGCTTAAAGGTGACCGTCTGGTGGCCATATCTCTTTCTGGAGGCTTCTCGGTCATCCTGGGAGACGCATGCGATAAGTATGGTTTTAAGTGTCCGGCGCTCCCGGAAACACTTATTCGAAAGATAGAAAGCTTTCGCCGCGGCGGCGTAATCCGCATGTCAAATCCGATGGATTTTGGTGATATTCACAGTATTGAGGCTTTAATCTTTGCTCTGGAACAATGTCTGGCTTTGGATGATATCGACGGTATGGCGCTGTCTTTTGCGTATGGGCCGGAAATGTCCAAAATGCTTGGAGAAGAGATCGCTACGCCGGATAAGTTGCTGGATCTTTTCAAAAAGATAAGTTATGCGGCAAAAAAACCGATAGGGCTCAGCTTTTTTGCGGAAAGGCGCCATATCGATCAGTTAAAAGCAATCAATTCCTTCCCGGTTTTCAACGATCCGGTTGAGAGCGTCCAGGCCCTGTCCATGTTGCGAAGCTACACCCTGAGGGCTTGCTCAAAAATAACTTCACATTTTATTGAGCCGATTCATCCCGCATGA
- a CDS encoding IclR family transcriptional regulator yields the protein MKVNQKKAPAVERALDVIELMAVSERDLTLSEIMGKVRIPRQSLVRILNTLCDRGILDRAEQRGHYRLGMKLLYLSNQMQDKINLRSVAWPFMEDLSQKTRKTIELSTLDRDQLILLERIEGSEGVNLYSRVGSVYPYFHAVGVGKVYLAHMDSVKRRNVLNKIGLPAVTEHTITNLSELEDNLPLVQKDGYAFENQELRMGVRRIAAPIFSFRGELVGCIGIAAPIFTFRSKDKAKFGKMAVKAAKRISDRLGFNKTTGTI from the coding sequence ATGAAAGTCAACCAAAAAAAAGCCCCTGCAGTCGAACGGGCGTTGGATGTAATCGAGCTTATGGCTGTCAGTGAGAGAGACCTTACCCTCTCTGAAATAATGGGCAAAGTCCGAATCCCACGGCAATCTCTTGTCAGGATTCTGAACACGCTGTGCGACAGGGGAATCCTGGACAGGGCTGAACAAAGGGGCCATTACCGGCTGGGTATGAAACTTTTATACCTAAGTAACCAGATGCAAGATAAAATCAACCTTCGCTCCGTAGCTTGGCCATTTATGGAAGATCTCTCTCAAAAAACAAGAAAAACCATTGAGCTGTCCACCCTTGATCGTGACCAGCTCATCCTGCTGGAACGAATCGAGGGAAGCGAAGGGGTTAATTTGTATTCACGGGTGGGAAGCGTTTATCCGTATTTCCATGCCGTTGGCGTCGGCAAGGTTTATCTGGCACATATGGATTCCGTGAAAAGAAGAAACGTTCTGAATAAAATTGGTCTTCCGGCTGTAACAGAGCATACTATTACCAATTTGAGCGAATTGGAAGATAACCTGCCACTGGTTCAAAAAGATGGTTATGCCTTTGAAAACCAGGAGCTGAGAATGGGCGTTCGCAGAATCGCCGCGCCTATCTTTAGCTTTCGCGGTGAACTGGTGGGTTGTATCGGCATTGCAGCCCCTATATTCACTTTCAGATCGAAAGATAAGGCTAAATTCGGTAAAATGGCTGTAAAGGCGGCAAAAAGAATATCAGACAGGTTGGGGTTTAATAAGACAACCGGAACAATTTGA
- a CDS encoding sigma 54-interacting transcriptional regulator, protein MTNNYRDFGESSVVDNQRKLSQFDNITEELILTAIDNIYDSVILINTDGIIQFMSKNYEDRFMTSRKKAIGQHITTLIPDARLPRVLETGKAEIDFAAKINGRFRIISRIPLKRKGQVIGALGKVMFWKREKILDFYNYWKVSQPKAERHSLYDFSSYDIELADIIGKSAEIKRSKSVAALAAQNDCSVLIEGESGTGKELFAKAIHRISRRRENAFVCVNCASIPHELFESELFGYKPGAFTGASMKGKIGKFEAAHKGTIFLDEIGDLDLSIQSKLLRTLQEKEIEKIGTRHPIKIDFRVICATNQKIKQQVQKGLFRLDLYHRINEFEIELPPLRTIKEDIPLLVDYFMNILREEARNKRNVISVSKDVSCMLQNYDWKGNIRELKNVIQRAFVFCMGSQIEIEDLPPNFIKTVSDSVSNKFSSKKPILSLKCVTELAEKQAIIDTLRLTGNNKVKAARLLDIHRTSLYQKLKKYGLDKPEPTRN, encoded by the coding sequence ATGACAAACAATTACAGAGATTTTGGCGAGTCTTCAGTGGTCGATAACCAGCGCAAACTATCACAATTTGACAATATCACAGAGGAACTCATTCTAACAGCAATCGATAACATCTATGACAGCGTTATTCTCATAAACACTGACGGAATCATTCAGTTCATGAGCAAAAATTATGAGGATAGATTTATGACATCAAGGAAAAAGGCTATTGGACAGCACATTACTACACTCATTCCAGATGCCCGCCTTCCTAGAGTCTTAGAAACCGGGAAAGCGGAGATAGATTTTGCTGCTAAAATAAACGGCAGATTTCGGATTATCTCCCGGATTCCTTTGAAAAGGAAGGGGCAGGTAATCGGTGCGCTCGGGAAAGTGATGTTTTGGAAAAGAGAGAAGATTTTGGATTTCTATAACTATTGGAAGGTGTCTCAGCCCAAGGCAGAAAGGCATTCCCTTTATGATTTTTCTTCGTATGATATTGAATTAGCTGACATAATTGGTAAATCAGCTGAAATTAAACGTTCCAAATCTGTAGCTGCTCTGGCGGCCCAAAACGATTGCAGCGTCTTGATAGAGGGTGAGTCCGGCACCGGTAAAGAATTATTTGCTAAGGCTATTCATCGGATAAGCCGCCGAAGGGAAAATGCCTTTGTCTGCGTCAACTGCGCAAGCATACCCCACGAACTTTTCGAATCCGAACTTTTTGGATATAAGCCAGGAGCCTTTACAGGCGCTTCTATGAAGGGAAAAATCGGAAAGTTTGAGGCAGCTCACAAGGGCACGATTTTCCTCGATGAGATCGGCGACCTGGATCTGAGTATTCAGTCAAAACTATTACGAACGCTTCAGGAAAAGGAAATTGAGAAGATCGGCACCCGGCATCCGATAAAGATAGATTTCAGGGTAATCTGTGCCACGAACCAAAAGATCAAACAGCAGGTTCAAAAAGGATTATTTAGGTTAGACCTTTACCACCGAATAAACGAGTTTGAGATCGAACTTCCTCCACTGCGTACCATCAAAGAGGACATTCCTCTTCTTGTCGACTATTTCATGAATATCCTGAGGGAGGAGGCCCGGAACAAGAGAAATGTGATCTCGGTATCTAAAGATGTCTCATGCATGCTGCAGAATTATGACTGGAAGGGCAACATTCGGGAACTTAAAAATGTCATTCAGAGAGCGTTTGTTTTCTGCATGGGCTCTCAAATCGAAATAGAGGATCTTCCTCCAAACTTTATTAAAACTGTTTCGGACTCTGTTTCGAATAAATTTTCCTCCAAGAAGCCGATTCTTTCACTAAAGTGTGTTACTGAACTGGCCGAAAAGCAGGCGATCATCGATACTTTAAGGCTTACCGGAAACAACAAGGTAAAGGCCGCAAGGTTATTAGATATTCACCGTACAAGTCTCTATCAGAAGTTAAAAAAATATGGTCTTGACAAACCAGAGCCTACCCGGAATTAA
- a CDS encoding TRAP transporter substrate-binding protein gives MIKQFSWKKIVGLLGVLILAVFAGQIVFNGEAVAAEKQKYKKVTLVINTCTGRGTDAYLWGKKIAELTKKYTDGRVRVKVFARGEVYKTYHDISKALFSGGSDMMINVHSSFVTAGVKKYGIFAVPGLLVPSPEEKFFGERVSRFWKDPKGGGVLRRECEAKGVKLIGDMAETFPVVLFFKKSCRMDEVKGLKLRVAASKGYRLVMEHLGIVAVPVPYADTYTGLQQGLIDGAVTGTQYYNHGKWYEVCPYVMEMPINTITLTFAANLKKWNSLSKQLRDLLEKVVAPEAHQYVTELIDNKMSTMKGELEGKGVTFYRWSDEESKALDNWYPQCWNQFRSDYGDTLVDAAMRARNLR, from the coding sequence ATGATTAAACAATTTTCATGGAAAAAAATAGTTGGCTTGTTGGGCGTCCTTATTTTGGCGGTATTTGCAGGACAGATTGTTTTTAATGGAGAAGCGGTAGCTGCAGAGAAACAAAAATACAAGAAGGTAACTCTTGTCATAAACACCTGTACGGGTAGGGGAACGGACGCATATTTGTGGGGAAAGAAAATTGCTGAGTTGACCAAGAAGTATACTGACGGGAGAGTGAGAGTTAAAGTTTTTGCAAGAGGGGAAGTATACAAGACATATCATGATATATCAAAGGCCCTTTTCAGCGGGGGCAGCGATATGATGATCAATGTTCATTCAAGTTTTGTCACTGCCGGCGTTAAAAAATATGGGATCTTTGCCGTACCCGGCCTGCTTGTTCCATCGCCTGAAGAAAAATTTTTTGGTGAACGTGTTAGCCGTTTCTGGAAAGATCCTAAAGGGGGTGGTGTGCTCCGGCGTGAATGTGAGGCAAAAGGCGTGAAGCTGATCGGTGACATGGCTGAGACATTTCCCGTTGTCCTTTTTTTCAAAAAGTCTTGTAGGATGGATGAAGTTAAGGGGCTCAAACTTCGTGTGGCTGCGAGCAAGGGTTACAGGCTCGTCATGGAACATCTGGGAATTGTTGCTGTGCCGGTCCCATATGCCGATACTTATACCGGCCTGCAGCAGGGATTAATTGATGGTGCCGTTACCGGTACACAATATTATAATCACGGGAAGTGGTATGAGGTTTGTCCCTATGTAATGGAAATGCCCATCAATACAATTACACTTACGTTTGCTGCTAATTTAAAAAAATGGAACAGCCTCAGTAAGCAACTCAGAGATCTCCTTGAAAAGGTGGTAGCTCCTGAAGCCCATCAGTATGTTACCGAACTGATTGATAATAAAATGTCGACTATGAAAGGCGAATTAGAGGGAAAAGGCGTTACATTTTATAGATGGTCTGATGAGGAGAGCAAGGCACTGGATAACTGGTATCCCCAATGCTGGAACCAGTTCCGTAGCGACTATGGTGACACCCTTGTTGATGCGGCCATGCGAGCGAGGAATCTTCGTTAA
- a CDS encoding TRAP transporter small permease, with protein sequence MENRFVSIIDRYEKWLRSIGKVVDTLSAYLFLAVTLFVVIEVFCRYFFKSPHDWSDIMVVYTVLFVVFLNIGAVEEEERHICLDLVNLKLRDKWKRRTDMFNCLVSFSACGIMAYFVFNNFIYLVRAGGGYETSIPMPDWPPSLAMLMGMIMGMIVSLGKLFRLVLDRPVGKD encoded by the coding sequence TTGGAAAACCGATTTGTTTCAATTATAGACAGGTATGAAAAGTGGCTTAGAAGTATCGGAAAGGTCGTTGACACCCTATCCGCATATTTATTTTTAGCGGTCACCCTTTTTGTGGTTATTGAAGTATTCTGCCGCTACTTTTTTAAAAGCCCGCACGACTGGTCCGACATCATGGTTGTTTACACTGTTTTGTTTGTCGTCTTTCTTAACATCGGTGCGGTAGAAGAGGAGGAAAGACATATATGCCTGGATCTAGTCAATCTAAAACTCCGTGACAAATGGAAGCGCAGAACGGATATGTTCAATTGTCTGGTTTCTTTTTCGGCATGCGGTATCATGGCATATTTTGTTTTTAACAACTTTATCTATCTTGTTCGTGCCGGCGGTGGTTATGAGACAAGCATACCGATGCCGGACTGGCCACCATCTCTTGCCATGCTCATGGGTATGATAATGGGTATGATCGTGAGCCTGGGAAAACTGTTTAGACTGGTTTTAGACAGGCCGGTCGGCAAAGATTGA
- a CDS encoding TRAP transporter large permease, which yields MEYSLVIGIGLIIVAFSTGAPMFAAMTLGTTVLFISYAQLPGLSMAQQAISSISSFTLVAIPLFILLGNIMARSGAAAALFDLVRVFLGHLRAGLGMVTVWVAALFGTMCGSGVATAVAVSSIVVPEMTKSGYKREECAAICGASGPLGLLIPPSVGAIILAEILEVPVGKVFAAGVFPGILTAALLSIVCYIKNRNNLDIKIEREHTWKERRVAIWRSLPTLLIPMSLFGVIYGGIATPTEAAGTSCVIALIVGFLFYGKIKWKDMKDIARSSLISTTSIYCIVFGAVIFGRSLAYMEIPQNIAMLTMELALSPLTFMFFFLVIFFLLGMIFDAFALMYVCLPPLVSTFSHFGFDPVFIAILFIQIVIVGQLTPPVCITLYAAASGAGAQSSSTIRAALPYLIAAIISCILVLILPRIALFLPGLLK from the coding sequence ATGGAATATTCTTTGGTTATAGGCATTGGTCTGATTATTGTAGCTTTTAGCACAGGAGCTCCCATGTTTGCAGCCATGACCTTGGGGACTACAGTGCTTTTTATCAGCTATGCGCAATTACCGGGTCTGAGTATGGCTCAACAGGCGATAAGTTCGATAAGCAGTTTTACCCTGGTTGCCATACCCCTTTTTATCCTGCTTGGAAATATTATGGCAAGGTCTGGCGCAGCAGCCGCCCTGTTTGATCTGGTAAGGGTTTTTCTCGGACATTTAAGGGCGGGACTGGGAATGGTGACTGTATGGGTGGCGGCGTTGTTTGGCACCATGTGTGGTTCCGGGGTGGCCACGGCTGTGGCTGTAAGCAGCATTGTGGTTCCGGAAATGACAAAATCAGGTTATAAACGGGAGGAATGCGCTGCAATTTGCGGGGCTTCGGGACCGCTGGGTCTGCTTATTCCGCCAAGCGTGGGTGCCATCATTCTGGCGGAGATTCTTGAAGTGCCGGTTGGAAAGGTCTTTGCAGCTGGTGTTTTTCCCGGTATTTTGACCGCAGCTTTGCTCTCCATTGTCTGCTACATCAAGAATCGTAACAACCTCGATATTAAGATTGAACGTGAGCATACATGGAAGGAACGGAGAGTCGCGATTTGGCGGTCCTTACCGACCCTGCTGATCCCAATGTCCCTTTTTGGTGTGATATACGGCGGAATAGCGACACCCACTGAGGCAGCCGGAACATCCTGCGTCATAGCCCTTATTGTTGGGTTCCTGTTCTATGGCAAGATCAAATGGAAGGACATGAAGGATATCGCTCGCAGCTCTCTGATTTCCACAACGTCTATTTACTGCATCGTATTCGGTGCCGTTATTTTCGGGCGTTCACTCGCCTATATGGAAATTCCTCAAAACATAGCAATGCTCACAATGGAGTTGGCGCTCAGTCCTCTCACTTTCATGTTTTTCTTTTTGGTAATATTTTTTCTGTTGGGCATGATTTTTGATGCCTTTGCTCTCATGTATGTCTGCCTGCCGCCACTGGTGTCAACCTTTAGCCATTTCGGTTTTGATCCGGTATTTATTGCCATCCTTTTTATTCAAATCGTGATTGTTGGCCAGTTAACTCCGCCGGTGTGCATAACACTGTATGCCGCTGCTTCCGGTGCGGGAGCCCAATCAAGTTCCACGATAAGGGCGGCGTTGCCCTACCTGATCGCTGCAATAATCAGTTGTATACTGGTTTTAATTTTGCCCCGGATAGCGCTTTTTTTGCCGGGTTTGTTAAAATGA
- a CDS encoding 2-hydroxyacyl-CoA dehydratase family protein produces METILKKIADITSDPYAYVVGIKKDSGKKIIGCFPMFVPEEIIHAAGMMPVVIWRGNELVTWGHSHVPPYDCGITRSFVDDAVKGRLEFMDGMVFHIRQCLQAGEFPLIMERNVKPDYLKILNFPPIYPGAAAAEFTMLEMESFKSSIEKFAGKKINDDDLENSIKVYNKNRDLLEKIYQIRRKKPEILKARQVMQIVWSSMMMPKEDNNDLLEELIAGMEKAEVKSRPESLKVIPVGCLCQTMQFDILDMIEDLGMIIPDDDLFVGSRYFANKVRLNGNPLESLVGRYLKKTPLCPTKGIWDIHWGDEAIKKMKANNAKGIISVLVKYCPPHSCYYPDFKSKMESEGVPEIMIQIEHEIISLESVKTRLQSFAEILGGV; encoded by the coding sequence ATGGAAACAATCTTGAAAAAAATTGCGGATATAACATCTGATCCATACGCCTATGTTGTCGGCATTAAGAAGGATAGCGGTAAAAAGATTATAGGCTGCTTTCCGATGTTTGTACCCGAAGAAATTATACATGCTGCAGGGATGATGCCGGTTGTAATCTGGAGGGGTAACGAGCTTGTAACCTGGGGGCATTCCCACGTGCCACCATATGACTGCGGTATTACAAGAAGTTTTGTTGATGATGCTGTTAAAGGAAGGCTCGAGTTTATGGACGGCATGGTATTTCATATCAGGCAGTGCCTGCAGGCCGGAGAATTTCCACTTATCATGGAACGAAATGTAAAGCCTGATTATCTTAAAATACTGAACTTTCCGCCTATTTATCCCGGAGCTGCCGCAGCGGAATTTACGATGCTGGAGATGGAATCCTTTAAATCATCCATTGAAAAATTTGCAGGAAAAAAGATAAATGATGATGATCTTGAAAACAGCATTAAGGTATACAATAAAAATCGTGATTTGCTTGAAAAAATTTATCAGATAAGAAGAAAAAAACCGGAAATATTAAAAGCCCGGCAAGTGATGCAGATTGTATGGTCAAGCATGATGATGCCAAAGGAAGATAATAATGATCTTCTTGAGGAACTTATTGCCGGCATGGAGAAAGCTGAAGTAAAATCGCGTCCTGAAAGTCTAAAAGTTATTCCTGTGGGATGTCTTTGCCAGACGATGCAATTCGACATTTTAGATATGATCGAAGATTTGGGAATGATTATTCCTGATGACGATCTGTTTGTCGGCTCACGTTATTTTGCAAATAAGGTCCGGCTAAACGGCAATCCGCTTGAATCGCTTGTTGGTCGCTATTTGAAAAAAACTCCTCTTTGTCCTACAAAGGGGATCTGGGATATTCACTGGGGAGATGAGGCGATAAAAAAAATGAAGGCCAATAACGCTAAAGGCATTATCAGCGTCCTTGTAAAATATTGTCCCCCCCATTCATGTTATTACCCTGATTTTAAGAGTAAAATGGAAAGCGAGGGCGTGCCGGAAATCATGATACAGATAGAACATGAGATAATTTCGCTTGAAAGCGTGAAAACAAGGTTGCAATCATTTGCCGAAATACTGGGGGGTGTATAA
- a CDS encoding 2-hydroxyacyl-CoA dehydratase family protein yields MNSHYKVNRLETTNEIRPLVDKHWSDLRAAKERGEQVAWASGPSFIFAYAMGMKCHFMAGYAAYCGGIGAGEEVLRVAELAGDLPESCSYHRLHMGMGEAIKREIPINPQAILPMPDLMVIGRLCPEMSHYAEGLYRRFGVRVLPIDMPVVFDRKDMARIRNFVYKQFQETVIPTFEEVCGKPFDYDRMSEILKVLKEVATLRNQCWEYFKTKPTTWTLWDYGVSIAPVFYLMGNPVGVEYYKKLLKELSERKKKGIPAIGPDGEKYRLYWDGWLPWAFLGKFMRKFTPYGAVCLCGKYPWEFFPHPELIDPEHPVETWTDLYYGEESHLMYNFSPKGTIELIGELIEDYSLDGMVMFSSKTCRVMNLSHHEIIDVLEKKYGVPGVIIEGDMIDSSMISDSQIETRLEALYEMIDSRRM; encoded by the coding sequence ATGAATAGTCATTACAAGGTAAACCGTCTTGAAACTACTAATGAAATAAGACCTTTGGTGGATAAGCACTGGTCTGACTTGAGAGCAGCCAAGGAGAGAGGAGAACAGGTGGCGTGGGCATCCGGCCCGTCGTTTATCTTCGCTTATGCCATGGGAATGAAATGCCATTTCATGGCAGGTTACGCTGCTTACTGCGGTGGAATCGGGGCAGGTGAAGAAGTGCTGAGAGTGGCGGAGTTGGCCGGGGATCTCCCTGAATCATGCTCATATCACAGGTTGCACATGGGCATGGGCGAGGCGATAAAACGCGAAATTCCCATAAACCCACAAGCGATTCTTCCAATGCCCGACTTGATGGTAATAGGCCGTCTATGTCCTGAGATGTCTCATTATGCGGAGGGGCTTTACCGGCGCTTCGGCGTTCGCGTGTTGCCTATTGACATGCCTGTTGTTTTTGACAGAAAAGATATGGCCAGGATCAGGAATTTTGTTTACAAACAGTTTCAAGAAACGGTTATACCGACATTTGAAGAGGTTTGCGGAAAACCTTTTGATTATGACAGGATGAGTGAAATTTTGAAAGTGCTGAAAGAGGTTGCCACTTTAAGAAATCAATGCTGGGAATATTTTAAAACCAAACCCACGACTTGGACCCTGTGGGATTACGGCGTAAGCATAGCGCCGGTCTTTTATCTTATGGGAAATCCCGTTGGCGTTGAATATTATAAAAAACTGCTCAAAGAGCTTTCTGAAAGAAAGAAAAAAGGCATTCCGGCTATAGGCCCGGACGGTGAAAAATACCGGTTATACTGGGACGGCTGGCTGCCGTGGGCATTTTTAGGAAAATTTATGCGAAAGTTTACACCATATGGAGCTGTTTGCCTTTGCGGCAAATACCCCTGGGAATTTTTCCCCCATCCGGAACTTATCGATCCCGAGCATCCTGTAGAGACATGGACGGATCTATATTATGGAGAAGAGAGCCATCTTATGTATAATTTTTCACCAAAAGGCACCATCGAATTAATCGGTGAGCTTATCGAAGATTATTCTCTTGACGGAATGGTTATGTTCTCTTCCAAAACGTGCCGGGTCATGAACCTTTCTCACCATGAAATTATCGATGTTCTGGAAAAAAAATATGGTGTTCCGGGAGTTATCATAGAAGGTGACATGATTGATTCGTCGATGATTTCAGATTCACAGATAGAGACAAGACTTGAAGCTCTTTATGAAATGATAGATTCGAGACGAATGTAG